In the genome of Brachypodium distachyon strain Bd21 chromosome 3, Brachypodium_distachyon_v3.0, whole genome shotgun sequence, the window GACGAATTCTGATAGGTCGgatatttttttggatttttgcaaaaagaaatcaacttcaaattttaaaagattagctttaaatttttttgacttttcatttttatatTTTGGTTTCGGGCTTATAAACCTAGCTGTTTCTCATGAGCAAAAATACACTGTTGCTCGTCTCATTTGCATTCTCGTTGCTGCCGACTGCTTTTGTGCTACTCCACTCGATGGCGGCGGTTCCTTCGATTCTCCCTGGCTCTTCTGACGAAGCTTGTGCAATGGTTGACTTCACGGAGCTTAAATTCGTGTTATTCTTGAACTTAAAAATGTATAAGAATTTAGGGGGACAGGTTTGTGATCTCCCGTTCTGGCCTAGACAAGCTAGACAGCGGAGCGGCGCGAAATTTTCGCTATGTTTGATGCTTGTTATCAGCACCTTGCATCATTTGGCCTGGCCCGTTTGTGGTTTTACTAATTTAGGGTTAACGTCTATGTTCAAAACTGAATCAAAGGCCAAAAGAAGATGCAACACCTTCATAATTTGTGTCGAGGTGGATACGATAAAGATACATACCCGTGGTCCTACGTGGGGTAAAGCAACTTGACCTCAAACCAACAATGGAGCAAATTTGTGAGGTAGAAACAACCCATAATATtgcaaacattttttgttttgtttttgcgaACAGATAATATTGTAAACCTTGTATTAGAAGATTTTGAGATGGACCACGAACAAATTGGGCGCATGATTCTAGATTGCGTGTTGGTGCCCGATCATGAATGGCATAGTATCATGCACCAAGATAAAGAATAAGTACTGTGAGATGGTCCATGAACAAATTGGGATCATGATTCTAGAGTGTGTTTTGGCGTCCGGTAGTCATGAATAATAGTACTCTCTCcttcccatattaagtgatttaaattggtccaaatatgaatgtatctatagtcaaaaatgtctagatacaagtaatatttcgtcacttaatatgagacggaaggaGTGATCAACTTACTACTATCTActgcttcctccgtcccaaaataagtgacatggatttgtatagattcttatacaaatccacgtcacttatttctggaCGGAGTGAATAGCTAGTATGCCTAGTCATGGCCTCGCCAGATTGACTATATATATGTTGTATTgtgtgtgaaatcataggtgatatGTAACATTGTCAAGTGTTtagtgaaacattgatgtggatactttgggtaatatggatacttatgtgatgagatgtatcttgtttggacttagtgctttgctagtgctgtgttgatccattagtttcatatgtgaaaacatggcgtgagttgtgttgaaacttaccctgagtcaagtcgtggacttgtgctcgtactggttatttgtgtgttcactttcaggtgttgccggagctagaggaacgtggtcggtGACGGGTTCGAGGGACGAatcttgggagaagctgaggtcgaggatcaaggtcatgcgggacgttcgtgcgaaggaacaatgaaagtgaagcctacgatgatccgggagggcaccggtttgtcgtacgttgtttataccggagatgtacggtattggagatattcgatacgtgagggtcgagttttgaagacatcacaagaagagttgagctatggagtggcatcgatgtgaagacatgtaggtccagccgtggctggatgagagctgtttaaagactAAACAGTAACGTCATGAAGATGGCGTCCGATAGAAAAGTGGTACACAAGAAAGTTGTGCCCGTCGTCgggacgaacaactttgcttttggactCATCTCAATCTGAGGTTGTATGCGGGGCCCACGGGTAGaataccgaccgggacagaggagttcgtgttggattcgaactcggtttagggtcgcggattttcccttataaatagagggtgTCCTAgttagggttttagcaaggacgtgagagAACTCAGAgttttggatctagatcaattcttggagagttcttggatgcatggttgcatcttttgtaatcgattgACATCGTTgtaataaagagattcgttggcggtgtcgtctctgttcttctcggatcttcgtggattcttcgtgttagatctttctaacactttgctgcaggtttatcacgagttcataatactttgctgcaggtttaccacgagatcaaggaaagatcgcgattatttcatctttcttgttattccttgaaatcgattatagattaattctcgtaactttctgtcagctgttactgctttgatcatatattttgtttggtaagtccaattgagcttatttttgttgcgttggttagataatttcaatatctttcttttgcatactcatacgtattttttggttcatccaatcaaaagttacggctgttttactatcacagacagaaaggtgatttagggtttgaactttcgggaaaagttttaatttgcttccgcgcaatcattcatccccctctgattgcctatctcgatctcacaccGTGCCATTGTGGCCACAAGCACAGTTGTTCCAACCGAGATGGGTGCCACTCCGACCGGCGAGAAGCCGCACGTCATGTTCCTGCCGTTCCCGGCCCAGGGCCACATCACgccactactacagaaacgggtatcagtgtcggtcgaaaaactacatcagtaacgggcaggccgtccgttactaacttcctgCCAGTGATGATAACTAATGTCCaccacatcagtggcgggcacaaAACCATGACCGACACTAAAACTTTTTCAcgatttcaaaaaaaaacaggccgGAATCCCGGTCGGAATCAGCAGCTCGCCGGTGGGGGCCGAAACGGCGGCAAGAGCAGGGACCAAAATCAAGAAAGAAATGCATTGCTATCAGAAACATGGGATTGATCACATCACATCAAGAAACAAACATTGGatgaaacacaagaaaaaaaagaaccctAGCTGTCCcggccgtcgcctcctcctaGCGGCCGGCCCCCGCTTCATCTCTCCTCGGTGGCAGCGTTGTCGTCATCTGCAATAGGGTGAGAGAGAGATcgtgagggagagagagagtaagAAGGGAGCGAGGGAGATACATACTGGATCGGCGGCGAACTCCTTCAATCCGGCGGTGCCTTCTCGGATCTGGCGACGAACTGGACGGATCTGGCGCCGATGGAGGCTGCGTCGGCCGGGcacaaggcggcggcgggcctcCACAGCGgcagagagaggagggagagctGGGAGAGggacgagggagaggaggagggcagAGAGAGTGGCTGGCTCTCGCGGTGTGTGTAGAGGAGAGAAGGGGCCGGAGGTTGGGATGGGAGAGAAGGGGAGGTTGGGAtcgggaggagaaggggagatTTGGCTcgggagggggagggaggcggggAAGAGATAGATGGAGGGAGCTGGGGGAGATCGATGGGCGGCGGGTTGGTGGGAGAGATGGGACGAACAATTTATACTGCCCCCAAAAAACCCTAAGGATAGCTGGGCCTAACAACAGGCCGGTACAGGCCGGTGTCTGTACCCAAATAACTATTAGTGGCGGGCCTTAAAGCATCACCCGTTACTAATATACAAGTATTTTGTGTTTTCCATTTTAACTGTAATATACAGGTATTTTGTGTAACTAAAATGGTTTATAATTTTATCAATATGATATACTTCGTATAAAAAATGGATAGGTGTCATTTTAAACCATATAAATTGTaattgcttcacaaaatatcCCATTTTTTGCACTTGGCTTCAAACACACAAACATGTTTATACCTGATAGTCCGTATAAGTTTGTACTACATcgttcatttttcaaatgttaacacatgatattattgttccatcatgttaagcaagaaaaaaaataagactttcgcaaaaagaatcacatttttctgattttttatgaattagttatgatttattCAATCTTCAAATGTCTCCAAggctcatcagtggcgggcctagaTATCAAGCCCGCCAgtgatgtgtgtttttgtgaattttgttatttttcacattgaaccattagtgacgggccacccgcacccatTACTGATGAATGGTCATTAGTGACGGTGCGTGCCCGTTAATGATGAGgcgcgcccgtcactgatgagtggTCATCGACGGGCGTACCAcatccgtcactgatgaccactcatcagtgacgggcgtggtatggccgtcactgatgatgatgatcatcagtgacggacgAGATCGTCACAAATacactgttttgtagtagcGGCGCTGATGATGAAGTTGGGCAAGGTCCTCCACTGCAAAGGCTTCCACGTCACCTTTGTCAGCAGCGAGTACGACCACCGCCGCTTGGTCCGCTCCCATGGCCCCGGCGCCGTCGCAGGCCTCCCGGACTTCCGCTTTGCCACCATCCCCGATGGCATGCCCCCGTCCGACGCCGACACCTCGCGGGACCCGGCGTCCCTGTGCTACTCTACCATGACCGCCTGCCTTCCCCACTTCAGGGACTTGCTTGCAGACCTCAACAGCACAGCCGGAGTGCCGCCAGTGACGTGCGTCGTGGCGGACCACATCACGAGCTTCAGCTTGGACGCCGCGTCGGAGCTCGGCGTGCCGTGCGTGCTGTTCTGGACTGCCAGCGCATGCGGTTACATGGGCTACCGCAACTTCCGATTCCTCATGGATGAGGGCCTTGTTATACATGGATTGTGACTCTGTCCTGCTACGAGTCCTACGTCCACGTTTCGTCCCGTTTCAGAGCGGGTCAAGTACACTTTACATGGCAATGGTTATCTGTTATATACTCAACACAGCAAAAATTCTTTAGTTTGTTCAACACAAACAAAGGACTCCCTCGATCAGGGATAATCcaaaacatgtactccctccattccataattcttgtttcaaatttggtcaaaaatggatgtatctattcctaaaaagtgtccagatagatgtaatatttcgacaaaaattatgaaacggaggaataGCGTACAATTAATATTGCAAGTTTGTAACGAATTAACCAATTAAGTTTTGCAATGTGCTGTAATTTGCGGTTTGGAGCAGATGAAGAACAACTGACGAACGGGTACATGGACACGCCGGTGACCCAGGCTCCAGGGATGAGCACGCACATGCGCCTAAGAGACTTCCCGAGCTTCATCCGAACGACGGACCGATGCGACATCCTTTTCAACTTCATGATAGTAGAGCACATCGATGGCATGGCCGCtgtcatcatcaacaccttcgatGAGCTCGAGCAAGCggcgctggacgccatgcgGGCTGTCCTCCCGCGCGTCTACACCATCGGCCCGCTCAATTTCCTCGTTGAGCAGCTGGTGCCTCATGATGGTTCCCGCGCCGCAGTACGAACCAGCCTCTGGAGAGAAGACCATTCTTGCCTCGACTGGCTCCATGACAAAAAGCCTCAGTCCGTGGTGTACGTCAACTACGGGAGCATAACCACAATATCGAGCAAAGAGCTGGTGGAGTTCGCGTGGGGCCTGGCCAACTGCGGGTACGATTTCTTGTGGATCATGAGGAATGACCTGGTGAAGGGCGATGCCACTGTGCTGCCCCCTGAGTTCCTGGAGGCGACCAAGGGCAGGTGCCTACTAGCGAGCTGGTGCGAGCAGGAGGCGGTGTTGCGGCACGAGGCACTTGGCATGTTCCTGACACACTGTGGGTGGAACTCCACGATGGAAGGCCTGAGTGCCGGCATGCCGATGCTGTGCTGGCCATTCTTCGCTGAGCAACGAACCAACTCCCGCTACTCGTGCATGGAGTGGGGTGTGGGCTTGGAGGTCGGCGACAATGTACGTCGGGAGAAGGTCGAAGCGAGGATCAAGAAGGCCATGGGAGgcgaggaggggagggagatgAAGCGGAGGGCGGCAGAATGGAAGGAGATCGCACTTCAGACGACGACACAACCTGGTGGCAGGTCGTTGGCCAACCTGGACAATCTGCTCAAGGATGTACTGAACTACTGATCCCCAGTGAAAAAGCTGGTGAAGTTGAGATCTTGACATGGATTTGAGTTCTTGCATCGATTAGTTGCTGCCATCTATCTAAACAAATAAATATTGTCCTCTTGTTCAGTGTCGGTCCTGAGATTTCGGATGTGGGGCGAATTAGAATTTGTGCCCATAATATAAACatcaaaataataatcatTATGTCAATATAAAGAAATatatcatgattttttttgagaacctAGCAGGAGCTCTACTTTTTCATTAAAGGGACAAGAAAAGTCATGTACAAGAGAACAAAAGGAACCAATGCCAGCTACAGGCAGCCAACCTggtgaaaaaacaaacaaattactCTCTACCATGCTTGTTTTACTCTTCAAACATTTTAACATTACTCAGCCTGCTcgtttactctcttttttcctcATTGTCACATGCATACGTTTTGTATTACACGACGGGCATCACCCGGACTAGGGCCTCCCATCTTCGCACGTCTGTGTGGCTTTAGGCATCTGAGCGTCTCGCCGTGTCATTGTATCCTTGTCCGGACTCTGGCGTGTCTGGAGATTTGTGCTTGTTGATTGAAATTCGCCTCACGAGAATGCTTATCATGTCTAAGTGTGGCAAAGAGCCGAACAGTAAATCGACTAATATTTTTTCTTATAATTGAAATTCTGATAAGACCGTAATGCTCGGGCCCAAGTGTATTGGGCCAGCTGGCTAGGCCTAGTAGTGTATAGACAACATAGAGCCATGAGGAGTGAGTGTAAGAATATTTGTGTGGCCAATGTAAATTATAGTGTAATTATAATGTTAAAAGATTAGTGTGATGATGCTAATTTAATTGATTGGAATTATGGGTTTTAATTccctcttttcttcctctatTATATCTTCACAACGATATATGTGTatgtgtactccctcctatctTAAAttatgaaatattacatgtatctagacgttttttaaatcAGAGCTAGTAATCAATTAGAGATTACATGCATCGGATGGGCACATACAAGTGCACGTGGGTATACGTGTGAAGGGATGCATGGAAGCGTCATAGCTTGCTTGCAGCCGGGAGCCGCGTAGTTAGGAAGGAGTTTAGCACGTGAGAGATTAAGCAAAGCGACGGCAAGCCACGTGCAAATGCGAAGAGACGCTCTGCTGTTTCCAAAAGATGCATCCGTTGTTTAACAGATGCGTCTGCAGGGTGGAGACACGGCGTCGCTTGGTGGCATATAAATAAATGGCCATCGCTCTGATTATCTCATCGATTCTTCTGCACAACACAAGTATTACTCGCAGATCAAGCGCTGACCATACGCTGTAAGGCTGTTCTTCGTCCATCAGAGGAACACGCAAGGGAAGAGGTagagagaagaagaatgtACGAACGATGGCTTTAATCTCGCAAGGACTCGCAATGGAGCAAGATACACTAGGATCATCATTGTTAAAGGTCTCTAGGATATTTTGTTGTATCATGGGTATTGCAAAAGATCCGCAAATAAAAGTCTATTCCGCTTACAGTGAGCACACACGTGGACCTAGAGGACCGCCGCGCTCGGTTTGCCTTGGTATGGTGCTCACACTGTCGCTCGCCCCCTTAGGGTCAGAGCCGCTCTTGTTTTACTCATAGCTAGCACGGACTACCACTGCAATAAGAGTCTTTGTTTCTTATTCGAGTGGGTTAGCCtcttttatactccctccgtccgcaAATAAATGTACATCTATCTTTGTCCTAAGTTAATTTTTTCTACATTTGACTAACTTTATTTAAAATAGTAGAAACACACGTGACATCAAATCGGCATATTATGAAACTACTTCTCAGAACGGATCTAATGATGCTAATTTGGTGCCATAAATGTTGTTACGTTTTCCAATAAaattgatcaaactttaatatttttgacttaagacaaatttagaagtacacttatttgtggatggagagagtacattGTCTTGCCCTACGCCCCGTTGAAATTATATGGCAGGACAGGCCTTGGGCAGCGCAAGCAACTTGGCCTTAAACCAACCAAGGAACAAATTCGTGAGGTAAGAACCAACCAATAAGTAAACTTGTGCTTGAAGATTTTGTGAGGGCCAATAAACAAACTGGGAGCATGATTGCAGAGTGCTTGGTGTCCGGCCATGGATTGCATGGTATCCGGTTCCGACGTAAATAAATCAAAGTGGATATTAGATATATTTTCCATATTACATGGGTTTCGAGACTTGATTAATACACCTGTCATACTTTTTATACTACCAAATAAGGCAACTAATTTGCTTTAAGAATAAACTTTTCTTGAAAGCAAAACTTACTTTCTTAGTAGTATTGCCTTGATCAATGTCTACCACCAATTCTTGCTGCACGGAAGTGCTTGACAGTCGACACTATAAATACATACAGAAATCACAGTTCGATCTCGACCTGTAGTTCATTCAGGGCGCGCGACAAGAACAAGATGGGTGCTGCTCCGGGCGACAGGAAGCCGCACGCGGTGTGCCTGCCTTACCCGGCGCAGGGGCATATCACGCCGATGATGAAGCTGGCCAAGGTCCTCCACTGCAAAGGCTTCCACATCACCTTCGTTAACACCGAGTACAACCACCGGCGCCTCGTGCGCTCTCGCGGGCCCAGCGCCGTCGCGGGCCTCGCGGGCTTCCGCTTCGCCACCATCCCCGACGGCCTGCCTCCATCCgacgtcggcgacggcgatgcCACGCAGGACATCGTGTCCCTCTCCTACTCCACCATGACCAACTGCCTCCCCCACTTCAGGGACTTGCTTGCCGATCTCAACGGCACGCCTGATGGGGTGCCGCCGGTGACATGCGTCGTGGCGGACCACGTCATGAGCTTCGGCTTGGACGCTGCGGCGGAGCTCGGCGTGCCATGCGCACTGTTCTGGACTGCCAGCGCCTCCGGTTACATGGGCTACCGCAACTTCCGATTCCTCATCGACGAGGGCTTTGCTCCTCTCAAAGGTACTCTATATAAGAAATTAAGAATCAAAGGTATTCTATGAAAAGATGGTTTTGCTTTGTTTTAAacaaactttttaaaatttgatcgagattatatttttttactgaatgtcaaatttgaatacatttATGGACAGAGAAAGTATATTCGTtattgcttcttcttccttagACTTGTAAAGTCCCTGTCATCTTGACGTTTAAAGGCAGGTCTGGTCGCACCAAAGGGGATTTTCTAACTGAGACGAGCCATTTGGCGGGGTCCATTCATCATATGAGTAACATTTCAAACACACTCATCGGAAGAAATtgttcatgcatgcaacaaatcTCTGGTCCTTACAACAAACCGGTGGGAAAGAGTCAGAAAATATGCAACAactttcctcaaaaaaaaatatgcaacaacaaaaataaccTTCGGAAAAGACGTCTAGAAACATTGCTACATGTCGCCTGTTTATATGCAACAAAACTTGTACAAGCTTGGAACTTGTAAAAACAACAGATGCAACATCCAAATATTTAAAATAGCTTACCTCTAACCATCAAATTTGAGGCGTCTGACAATCGCTGGTGCGAACTTAAGAGAGGAAGAACGGTAGTGGAGGAGAAGCGCTCATGGGAGtagagaaaaaagagagcaggAAGAGTATAAGAAGTATACGGAAAACGACCAGAGCAGTCAGGCAACAACGGCTGTTTCCCAAAATTTTATCTTGGTTTCAGAATGACTTTCAACATGTTACAAATATTTCCCAAATTCTTTTGCAAGATTCACCATGGTTCCAAGATTGATTTCCCAAATGTTGGATTATGTTTGTGTTTATCCTTATAGTCTACAAAAGTCATCCTAATGACCATGATCAAACAAATCACGCCCTACGGAAATCGCCGAGGGGGTTGGACTGTTTTGCTGAAGAAAAGAATTTTGCCACATTGAGTGCAGAAATGCTAACTAATCAAGCAACAATCACAAAAAAGTACAGTGTGCAATGATATAAGCTTGTAACAACTAACAACCAAGTTTGCATTTGTGCTAGATGTCAAAGAAAAGTTCACCTTTGTGCTATATGTGTGCTATTTGAGCAGATGAAGAGCAATTGACGAACGAGTACTTAGACACGCCGGTGGACTGGGCTCGTGGGATGAGCAAGAACATGCGCCTTAGAGACTTCCCAAGCTTCATTCGAACAACTGACCGCGGTGACATCATGCTCAACTTCTTGATACACGAGGTAGAGCGCAGCGGTAGCGGGGCTGCgatcatcatcaacaccttcgacGAGCTGGAGCAGCCagcgctggacgccatgcacgCCATCCTCCCGCAAATCTACACCATCGGTCCGCTCAACTTCCTCTTCGAGCAGCTGGTCCCCGAGGATGGGTCGCTCGGTGCGATACGCTCTAGCCTATGGAGGGAAGACCACTCCTGTCTCGAGTGGCTCCATGGCAAGGAGCTGCGGTCCGTGGTGTACGTCAACTACGGGAGCATAACTACAATGTCCAGCCAAGAGTTGGTGGAGTTTGCGTGGGGCTTGGCCAACTGTGGGTACGATTTCCTATGGATCCTGAGGAATGACCTGGTGAATGGTGACACCACCGTGCTGCCCCCTGAGTTCCTAGAGTCAACCAAGGGCAAGTGCCTCCTGGCGAGCTGGTGCGAGCAAGAGGCGGTGTTGCGGCACGAAGCGGTTGGCCTATTCCTCACACACTGCGGGTGGAACTCCACAATGGAAGGCTTGAGCGTCGGGGTGCCCATGTTGTGCTGGCCGTTCTTCGCCGAGCAGCAGACCAACACCCGTTACTCATGCATGGAGTGGGGTGTGGGGATGGAGATCGGTGACGATGTACGCCGAGAGGTGGTCGAAGCGAGGATCAGGGAAGCCATGGGAGGAGAGAAGGGGAGAGTGATGAAGCAGAGAGCGGTGGAATGGAAGGAGACGGCTGTTCGGGCAACATCACCTAATGGGAGGTCGTTGGCCAACTTTGAGGATCTGCTCAAGGATGTCCTAATCCCCGGGTGAGAAACATGCGGACTCATGGGTCACCGACTTGAGTTCTTGCGTCGACTGATAATTGGTATCTGGATCATATACTGCTCCCGTTGTTTGCTGttaaaaatgaaaatgctGCTCATGTTGTTTTACACACTAGAATAAGAGTCGTTGTTGAGTCGTCGTGCACGTCGTATGTGTGACCAGTTTCCACATTATTTGGCGTAATAAAGGGAGATGCATGTTGTGCAAAAAAAACTGCCTTCCTATGGTTCGTAGGTTGTATATGTTTTTGTTGATGCAGCGTCTGATTTTCAAGCCCAGCCTTGAAGTTGAAGTCCCTTGGAACATAGGAAGAAACTTCATATGTTTAATTTTCTTTAACAGTACCAGCGGCATACGGGTGATAAAACAAATTAGTGGCAAACATCACTATTATGAATTAACAGCATTTGTTGGTAATTTTATTCAACTTTGGTGACACACATTATTATTATCTCAGTCTATTGCAATAGGTCAAATGTTTATAAATTTAAAAATTCAAGAAGATTTTTATAATAGAAAGGGGCGACGGACCGCCGGCACCAACAAAAGGAGTAAAGAGAtaattttatttaattttgatGGCGAACATCATTAGTACCTTCTTAGTGCAATAGATATACTGTTTACATTAAAGAAGTCCAGAAGTTTTTGTAATATAAGTGATGACAGAACGCTGGCACCGATTGTCCTTTTTAAGAAGTACAGAAAAGGATAAAGATGACTCAAGATGTGCATATTGAACAGCGGAAAATTCAGAGTACAGCGCGGCAACTAATTAAACACGAATGAAACAATTGCTAGTTAAAAAATGAACGCTACAAGCCCAACTGTTAGGTTTTCTAGTAGGTCTTTCTAGTCTTCTGCTGTACTGATGAGCACGTACAGCGCGGCGCTTATATATCGATGCCAGGATCAGAATACCAGCCAAAATGCAGTTGCAAATTCTAATCCTGCGCTCGTCCTAACATCGACGCAAAAAGAATCGTCGACCGCTTAGCCTTCTTGTTGCTGTGCGCGGTGGAGGCAGAGAGTATTAGGTGATGTTTTAATATTTCTGTATTAATTTTGTCCAGTTGAAGCACTATCTAATCACCTAGCATTGGACGTGCCCTTACCCTT includes:
- the LOC100838716 gene encoding 7-deoxyloganetin glucosyltransferase, with the protein product MGAAPGDRKPHAVCLPYPAQGHITPMMKLAKVLHCKGFHITFVNTEYNHRRLVRSRGPSAVAGLAGFRFATIPDGLPPSDVGDGDATQDIVSLSYSTMTNCLPHFRDLLADLNGTPDGVPPVTCVVADHVMSFGLDAAAELGVPCALFWTASASGYMGYRNFRFLIDEGFAPLKDEEQLTNEYLDTPVDWARGMSKNMRLRDFPSFIRTTDRGDIMLNFLIHEVERSGSGAAIIINTFDELEQPALDAMHAILPQIYTIGPLNFLFEQLVPEDGSLGAIRSSLWREDHSCLEWLHGKELRSVVYVNYGSITTMSSQELVEFAWGLANCGYDFLWILRNDLVNGDTTVLPPEFLESTKGKCLLASWCEQEAVLRHEAVGLFLTHCGWNSTMEGLSVGVPMLCWPFFAEQQTNTRYSCMEWGVGMEIGDDVRREVVEARIREAMGGEKGRVMKQRAVEWKETAVRATSPNGRSLANFEDLLKDVLIPG